The following coding sequences lie in one Streptomyces albofaciens JCM 4342 genomic window:
- a CDS encoding HAD family hydrolase translates to MLAGEAAAEAARKSSLEAEAQEAAAQDQRAEEPEFPVVGDTSAAAFFDLDNTVMQGASLFHFGRGLYKRRFFHKRDLARFVWQQIYFRFIGSENPEHMADARNSALSIVQGHRVSELMTIGEEIYDEYMAERIWPGTRALAQAHLDAGQKVWLVTAAPVETATIIARRLGLTGALGTVAESVGGVYTGKLVGEPLHGPAKAEAVRALAAAEGLDLERCAAYSDSANDIPMLSLVGHPYAVNPDGRLRKHAREQGWRLRDYRTGRKAVKIGIPAAAGVGALAGGAAAAVALQRRRR, encoded by the coding sequence GTGCTGGCCGGCGAGGCCGCGGCCGAAGCCGCGCGCAAGTCCTCGCTGGAGGCCGAGGCGCAGGAGGCGGCAGCCCAGGACCAGCGCGCCGAGGAGCCGGAGTTCCCGGTCGTCGGCGACACCTCCGCCGCCGCCTTCTTCGACCTCGACAACACCGTGATGCAGGGCGCGTCGCTCTTCCACTTCGGGCGCGGCCTGTACAAGCGCCGCTTCTTCCACAAGCGCGACCTGGCCCGCTTCGTCTGGCAGCAGATCTACTTCCGCTTCATCGGCTCGGAGAACCCCGAGCACATGGCGGACGCCCGCAACAGCGCGCTGTCCATCGTCCAGGGCCACCGCGTCTCCGAGCTGATGACCATCGGCGAGGAGATCTACGACGAGTACATGGCCGAGCGGATCTGGCCCGGCACCCGCGCCCTCGCCCAGGCCCACCTGGACGCGGGCCAGAAGGTGTGGCTGGTGACCGCGGCGCCCGTCGAGACCGCGACGATCATCGCCCGCCGCCTCGGCCTGACCGGCGCCCTCGGCACCGTCGCCGAGTCCGTCGGCGGCGTCTACACGGGCAAGCTGGTCGGCGAACCGCTGCACGGCCCCGCCAAGGCCGAGGCCGTACGGGCCCTGGCCGCCGCCGAGGGCCTGGACCTGGAGCGCTGCGCCGCCTACAGCGACTCGGCCAACGACATCCCGATGTTGTCCCTGGTCGGCCACCCGTACGCGGTCAACCCCGACGGACGGCTGCGCAAGCACGCGCGCGAGCAGGGCTGGCGGCTGCGCGACTACCGGACCGGCCGCAAGGCGGTCAAGATCGGCATCCCGGCGGCGGCCGGGGTCGGGGCGCTCGCGGGGGGCGCGGCCGCGGCGGTGGCGTTGCAGCGGAGGCGGCGCTGA
- a CDS encoding glutamyl-tRNA reductase: MSLLVVGLSHRSAPVSVLEHAAIAPEARGKLLQDTVSAEPAAEAAVLSTCNRIELYADVDKFHAGVAELSTLLARHSGAGLDELTPYLYVHYEDRAVHHLFSVACGLDSMVVGEGQILGQIKDALAVAQEQHTAGRLLNDLFQQALRVGKRAHSETGIDKAGQSLVTFGLEQLAGGTDVAEWARGKRALVIGAGSMSSLAATTLVRAGIGELAVANRTVERAERLTQILTEPGSAGALNGLTARAVAMTAVQSELALADVVVSCTGATGLVLTGEAIAAAAGTRAARTAAADGLTGTAGGAGSTVAPAAELALLDLAMPRDIDAAAHRTEGVRLVDIETLADASADAPMAADVDRVRGIVSDEVAAFGAAQRAAHITPTVVALRTMAADVVASEIARLDGRLPGLDDKQRAEITQTVRRVVDKLLHAPTVRVKQLASEPGGAGYADALRELFDLDPQTVAAVSRADTRATARTQHGSGHD, translated from the coding sequence ATGAGCCTCCTCGTTGTTGGGCTCAGTCACCGCAGTGCCCCCGTAAGCGTCCTGGAACACGCCGCCATCGCCCCCGAGGCGCGCGGCAAGCTGCTCCAGGACACGGTGTCGGCCGAGCCGGCCGCCGAGGCCGCGGTGCTCTCGACCTGCAACCGCATCGAGCTGTACGCCGACGTGGACAAGTTCCACGCCGGTGTCGCCGAGCTGTCCACCCTGCTGGCCCGGCACAGCGGCGCGGGCCTGGACGAGCTGACTCCGTACCTGTACGTGCACTACGAGGACCGGGCCGTCCACCACCTCTTCTCGGTGGCCTGCGGCCTGGACTCGATGGTCGTGGGCGAGGGCCAGATCCTCGGCCAGATCAAGGACGCGCTCGCGGTCGCGCAGGAACAGCACACCGCGGGCCGCCTGCTCAACGACCTCTTCCAGCAGGCGCTGCGGGTCGGCAAGCGCGCCCACAGCGAGACGGGCATCGACAAGGCGGGCCAGTCCCTGGTCACCTTCGGCCTGGAGCAGCTGGCGGGCGGCACCGACGTCGCCGAGTGGGCCCGGGGCAAGCGCGCCCTGGTCATCGGCGCCGGCTCGATGTCCTCGCTGGCCGCCACCACGCTCGTACGGGCGGGGATCGGCGAACTGGCGGTGGCCAACCGGACGGTGGAGCGCGCCGAGCGGCTGACGCAGATCCTGACCGAGCCGGGCTCGGCGGGCGCGCTGAACGGGCTGACCGCCCGCGCCGTCGCGATGACCGCCGTACAGTCCGAGCTGGCCCTGGCCGATGTCGTGGTCTCCTGCACGGGCGCCACCGGCCTGGTCCTGACCGGCGAGGCGATCGCGGCGGCCGCCGGGACGCGTGCCGCCCGGACCGCGGCCGCCGACGGCCTCACCGGCACCGCCGGGGGCGCCGGCAGCACCGTCGCGCCCGCCGCCGAGCTGGCGCTGCTCGACCTCGCCATGCCGCGGGACATCGACGCCGCCGCCCACCGGACCGAGGGCGTGCGCCTCGTCGACATCGAGACCCTGGCGGACGCGTCCGCGGACGCGCCGATGGCGGCCGACGTGGACCGGGTGCGCGGCATCGTCTCCGACGAGGTGGCCGCGTTCGGCGCGGCGCAGCGGGCGGCGCACATCACGCCGACCGTGGTCGCGCTGCGCACCATGGCGGCGGACGTGGTGGCGAGCGAGATCGCCCGGCTGGACGGCCGGCTGCCCGGCCTGGACGACAAGCAGCGCGCGGAGATCACCCAGACCGTGCGCCGGGTCGTCGACAAACTCCTGCACGCGCCCACCGTGCGGGTCAAGCAGCTGGCCAGCGAACCCGGCGGCGCCGGTTACGCGGACGCGCTGCGCGAACTCTTCGACCTCGACCCGCAGACGGTGGCCGCCGTCAGCCGGGCCGACACGCGGGCAACGGCCCGCACACAGCACGGGAGCGGGCATGACTGA
- a CDS encoding glutaredoxin family protein, protein MASLFSRNARKNPADSTVTLIGKPGCHLCDVAQEVIERVCAETGASWEKKDITQDQELYRKYWEQIPVVLVDGAQHDFWRVDPQRLRKALGA, encoded by the coding sequence ATGGCCTCCCTCTTCAGCCGCAACGCCCGCAAGAACCCGGCCGACAGCACGGTGACGCTCATCGGCAAGCCCGGCTGCCACCTGTGTGATGTCGCACAGGAAGTGATCGAGCGCGTCTGCGCCGAGACCGGCGCCTCCTGGGAGAAGAAGGACATCACCCAGGACCAGGAGCTGTACCGCAAATACTGGGAACAGATTCCGGTCGTCCTCGTGGACGGCGCGCAGCACGATTTCTGGCGGGTCGACCCCCAGCGGCTGCGCAAGGCCCTGGGCGCCTGA
- a CDS encoding SMI1/KNR4 family protein: MAADTGGPASWDPAAVRTRVAELARLDPQYARFGAGQHRYRLAPPLPAAELHAFEALHGVELPASYRDFVLRVADGGAGPRHGLFPLTGPGAYPGPPDGWAAEDVRESDRRPGALATPFPFTEAWRPRPGERFDPEAMTAGTLAIAEAGCGEFIRLVVTGAQRGRVWSADLEVWPSLTPGPDFGDWYAAWLADTPGHG, translated from the coding sequence GTGGCAGCGGACACCGGTGGTCCGGCGTCCTGGGACCCGGCCGCGGTCCGCACCCGCGTGGCGGAGCTGGCGCGTCTGGACCCCCAGTACGCACGCTTCGGCGCCGGCCAGCACCGCTACCGGCTCGCCCCGCCGCTGCCCGCCGCGGAGCTGCACGCGTTCGAGGCGCTGCACGGCGTGGAGCTGCCCGCTTCGTACCGCGACTTCGTCCTCCGCGTCGCCGACGGCGGCGCCGGTCCGCGGCACGGCCTGTTTCCCCTGACGGGGCCCGGCGCCTACCCCGGCCCGCCGGACGGCTGGGCGGCGGAGGACGTCCGCGAATCCGACCGCAGGCCCGGCGCGCTCGCGACGCCTTTCCCCTTCACCGAGGCGTGGCGCCCGCGGCCCGGCGAGCGGTTCGACCCGGAAGCGATGACCGCCGGGACGCTCGCCATAGCCGAAGCGGGCTGCGGTGAATTCATACGACTTGTCGTCACCGGCGCGCAGCGCGGCCGGGTCTGGTCCGCCGACCTGGAGGTCTGGCCCAGCCTGACGCCCGGCCCGGATTTCGGGGACTGGTACGCCGCATGGCTGGCGGACACGCCGGGCCACGGCTGA
- the hemC gene encoding hydroxymethylbilane synthase, giving the protein MTDSNPRALRLGTRRSKLAMAQSGMVADAVREVTGRPVELVEITTYGDTSREHLAQIGGTGVFVSALRDALLDGTIDFAVHSLKDLPTAQPAELALAAVPKREDPRDVLVARDGLTFEELPDGARVGTGSPRRMAQLNAWARALGRRVETVPIRGNIDTRIGYVEKGELDAVVLAAAGLTRIGRIDEATDHLSPDMVLPAPGQGALAVECAAHNAQLAAQLAELDDPFTRAAVTAERSLLAALEAGCSAPVGALADLQADGQAVTELRLRGVVGTTDGSTLVQLSTTGHVPASLGDAATPVNMGRELAAEMLAKGAAGLMGERAL; this is encoded by the coding sequence ATGACTGACAGCAATCCACGGGCCCTGCGACTGGGGACGCGGCGCAGCAAGCTCGCCATGGCCCAGTCCGGGATGGTGGCCGACGCGGTGCGCGAGGTCACCGGCCGTCCCGTAGAGCTGGTGGAGATCACCACGTACGGCGACACGTCGCGTGAGCACCTGGCGCAGATCGGCGGGACCGGTGTGTTCGTCTCGGCGCTGCGCGACGCGCTGCTCGACGGGACGATCGACTTCGCCGTGCACTCGCTGAAGGACCTGCCCACCGCGCAGCCCGCCGAGCTGGCGCTGGCCGCCGTGCCGAAGCGCGAGGACCCGCGCGACGTGCTGGTGGCGCGCGACGGCCTGACCTTCGAGGAGCTGCCGGACGGCGCCCGCGTGGGTACGGGGTCGCCGCGCCGCATGGCGCAGCTGAACGCCTGGGCGCGTGCGCTGGGCCGGCGGGTGGAGACCGTCCCGATCCGCGGGAACATCGACACCCGTATCGGCTACGTCGAGAAGGGCGAGCTGGACGCGGTCGTGCTGGCCGCGGCCGGGCTGACCCGGATCGGCCGGATCGACGAGGCGACCGACCACCTGTCGCCCGACATGGTTTTGCCCGCCCCCGGCCAGGGGGCCCTGGCGGTGGAGTGCGCCGCGCACAACGCGCAGCTCGCCGCCCAGCTCGCCGAGCTCGACGACCCGTTCACCCGGGCCGCCGTGACGGCCGAGCGTTCCCTGCTCGCCGCCCTGGAGGCCGGCTGCTCCGCACCTGTGGGTGCGCTGGCCGACCTGCAGGCCGACGGGCAGGCTGTCACCGAATTGCGCCTGCGTGGCGTCGTCGGCACGACCGACGGCTCGACGCTGGTGCAGCTGTCCACCACCGGACACGTACCCGCCTCTCTCGGCGACGCGGCGACCCCTGTGAACATGGGGCGCGAACTCGCCGCCGAGATGCTCGCGAAGGGTGCGGCCGGTCTTATGGGGGAGCGAGCACTTTGA
- a CDS encoding redox-sensing transcriptional repressor Rex produces the protein MATGRTHRPATRSRGIPEATVARLPLYLRALTALSERSVPTVSSEELAAAAGVNSAKLRKDFSYLGSYGTRGVGYDVEYLVYQISRELGLTQDWPVVIVGIGNLGAALANYGGFASRGFRVAALIDADPAMAGRPVAGIAVQHTDELEKIITDNGVSIGVIATPAGAAQQVCDRLVAAGVTSILNFAPTVLTVPDGVDVRKVDLSIELQILAFHEQRKAGEDAGHDDEDSDDARAVAAREARRAVREVREAAAKAAPAADAPAGASDRKGPDGDVPAVMPA, from the coding sequence GTGGCAACTGGCCGAACTCACCGACCGGCGACCCGAAGCCGAGGGATTCCCGAGGCCACCGTCGCCCGGCTTCCGCTGTATCTGCGCGCATTGACCGCGCTCTCCGAGCGCTCGGTCCCCACGGTCTCGTCCGAGGAACTCGCCGCCGCCGCGGGGGTCAACTCCGCGAAGCTGCGCAAGGACTTCTCCTACCTCGGCTCGTACGGCACCCGGGGCGTCGGCTACGACGTGGAGTACCTCGTCTACCAGATCTCCCGCGAGCTGGGCCTGACGCAGGACTGGCCGGTCGTGATCGTCGGTATCGGCAACCTCGGCGCCGCCCTGGCCAACTACGGCGGCTTCGCCTCCCGCGGGTTCCGGGTCGCCGCGCTGATAGACGCCGACCCGGCGATGGCGGGCAGGCCGGTGGCGGGCATCGCCGTCCAGCACACCGACGAGCTGGAAAAGATCATCACGGACAACGGCGTCTCGATCGGCGTCATCGCGACCCCGGCGGGCGCGGCGCAGCAGGTCTGCGACCGGCTGGTCGCGGCCGGCGTCACGTCCATCCTGAACTTCGCGCCGACCGTGCTGACCGTTCCGGACGGCGTGGACGTGCGCAAGGTCGACCTGTCGATAGAACTGCAGATCCTGGCCTTCCACGAGCAGCGCAAGGCGGGCGAGGACGCGGGCCACGACGACGAGGACTCCGACGACGCCCGCGCCGTCGCCGCGCGCGAGGCCCGCCGGGCCGTGCGCGAGGTCCGCGAGGCCGCGGCCAAGGCGGCCCCGGCCGCGGACGCCCCCGCCGGCGCGTCCGACCGCAAGGGACCCGACGGGGATGTGCCCGCCGTGATGCCGGCATGA
- a CDS encoding ECF subfamily RNA polymerase sigma factor, BldN family, giving the protein MYPHVGVDASGLATLRTTLVDHLRSFVPTAIAVPAFATAVPAGPCYALADGSTTTVGKTGGRTRRGAGTPTARRPADSDSRRMMDLVERAQAGEAEAFGRLYDQYADTVYRYIYYRVGGRATAEDLTSETFLRALRRIGTFTWQGRDFGAWLVTIARNLVADHFKSSRFRLEVTTGEMLDANEVERSPEDSVLESLSNAALLEAVRKLNPQQQECVTLRFLQGLSVAETARVMGKNEGAIKTLQYRAVRTLARLLPDDAR; this is encoded by the coding sequence GTGTACCCACACGTCGGGGTTGACGCCTCGGGCCTGGCTACGCTGCGTACGACGCTCGTCGACCACCTGCGCAGTTTTGTCCCCACCGCGATCGCCGTCCCCGCATTCGCCACAGCCGTCCCCGCCGGACCCTGCTACGCCCTGGCCGACGGAAGCACCACCACGGTCGGCAAGACCGGCGGCAGAACCCGCCGGGGTGCCGGCACGCCCACCGCCCGGCGCCCCGCCGACAGCGACAGCCGGCGCATGATGGACCTCGTCGAGCGCGCCCAGGCCGGCGAGGCCGAGGCCTTCGGCCGGCTCTACGACCAGTACGCCGACACGGTCTACCGCTACATCTACTACCGGGTGGGCGGACGGGCCACGGCCGAGGACCTGACCAGCGAGACGTTCCTGCGCGCCCTGCGCCGTATCGGCACCTTCACCTGGCAGGGCCGCGACTTCGGCGCCTGGCTGGTCACGATCGCCCGCAACCTGGTCGCCGACCACTTCAAGTCGTCGCGCTTCCGGCTGGAGGTGACCACCGGGGAGATGCTCGACGCCAACGAGGTCGAGCGCAGCCCCGAGGACTCGGTCCTGGAATCGCTGTCCAACGCGGCACTGCTGGAAGCGGTCCGCAAACTCAACCCGCAGCAGCAGGAGTGCGTGACGCTGCGCTTCCTCCAGGGCCTGTCGGTCGCCGAGACCGCGCGCGTCATGGGGAAGAACGAGGGCGCCATCAAGACGCTCCAGTACCGCGCCGTACGGACCCTGGCGCGGCTCCTCCCGGACGACGCCCGCTGA
- a CDS encoding lysophospholipid acyltransferase family protein: protein MADAKVIPFGEEPRSRRKVKRPGRGGRRTALAPVPEPRRQDGPEQPAGAAGASLEQRIAGGLRFLRRRLTGEYEVDDFGYDEELTDQVLMSVLRPLFEKYFRVEVKGIENIPADGGALIVANHSGTLPLDGLMLQVAVHDHHPAERHLRLLAADLVFVLPVINELARKAGHTLACAEDAQRLLERGEVVGVMPEGFKGIGKPFADRYKLQRFGRGGFVSTALRAGVPIVPCSIVGAEEIYPKIGDAKTVARLLGFPYFPLTPTFPWFGPLGLVPLPTKWTIQFGEPIPTDGYPAEAADDPMLMFNLTDQVRETIQHTLYKLLVQRRSVFF, encoded by the coding sequence ATGGCGGACGCCAAGGTCATTCCCTTCGGCGAGGAGCCCCGGTCGCGCAGGAAGGTCAAGCGGCCGGGCCGTGGAGGCCGTCGTACGGCGCTGGCGCCCGTACCGGAACCGCGGCGGCAGGACGGGCCGGAACAGCCGGCCGGGGCGGCGGGGGCGTCCCTGGAGCAGCGCATCGCCGGGGGGCTGCGCTTCCTGCGCCGGCGCCTCACCGGCGAGTACGAGGTCGACGACTTCGGGTACGACGAGGAGCTCACCGACCAGGTGCTGATGTCGGTGCTGCGGCCGCTGTTCGAGAAGTACTTCCGGGTCGAGGTCAAAGGGATCGAGAACATCCCGGCGGACGGCGGCGCGCTGATCGTCGCCAACCACTCCGGGACGCTGCCGCTGGACGGGCTGATGCTCCAGGTCGCGGTGCACGACCACCACCCGGCCGAGCGGCATCTGCGGCTGCTCGCGGCCGACCTGGTCTTCGTCCTGCCGGTGATCAACGAGCTGGCGCGCAAGGCCGGGCACACCCTCGCCTGCGCGGAGGACGCGCAGCGGCTGCTGGAGCGCGGTGAGGTCGTCGGGGTGATGCCGGAGGGCTTCAAGGGCATCGGCAAGCCGTTCGCGGACCGCTACAAGCTCCAGCGGTTCGGGCGCGGCGGGTTCGTGTCCACCGCGCTGCGGGCCGGGGTGCCGATCGTGCCGTGCTCGATCGTGGGCGCCGAGGAGATCTACCCGAAGATCGGGGACGCCAAGACGGTGGCGCGGCTGCTGGGCTTCCCGTACTTCCCGCTGACGCCGACCTTCCCGTGGTTCGGGCCGCTGGGGCTGGTGCCGCTGCCGACGAAGTGGACGATCCAGTTCGGGGAGCCGATCCCGACGGACGGGTATCCGGCGGAGGCGGCGGACGACCCGATGCTGATGTTCAACCTGACGGACCAGGTGCGCGAAACGATCCAGCACACGCTGTACAAGCTGTTGGTGCAGCGGCGGTCGGTGTTCTTCTGA
- a CDS encoding uroporphyrinogen-III synthase: protein MNPTAPNHPAAGQVTFIGAGPGDPGLLTLRAVEALARADVLIADPQVLDVVRAHARAHVDTPQQPTADEASTTAGVPALRDTTNLVMSAVRTGKRVVRAVSGDPGLDAHVAEEMLACAAEGVVFEVVPGIAAAVGVPAYAGVPLRDADGTDVRFIDARTADERCWSEVGSSDATAVVSTSLDAVAAAAAELVSAGRKPDTPMTVTVAGTTTRQRTWNATLGSVAQVLKAAKVLPSADGGQPVIAVVGERGAAARRDQLSWFENKPLFGWRVLVPRTKEQAASLSDQLVEYGAVPHEVPTIAVEPPRTPQQMERAVKGLVTGRYEWIAFTSVNAVKAVREKFEEYGLDARAFAGIKVAAVGEQTAKALIAFGVKPDLVPSGEQSAAGLLEDWPPYDPVFDPIDRVFLPRADIATETLVAGLIELGWEVDDVTAYRTVRASPPPQETREAIKGGGFDAVLFTSSSTVRNLVGIAGKPHNVTVIACIGPATAKTAEEHGLRVDVMSPEPSVHKLAEALAEFGAARRDAALEAGDPVTRPSERRPGSRRRARS from the coding sequence TTGAACCCCACCGCCCCGAACCACCCTGCCGCCGGTCAGGTCACCTTCATCGGTGCCGGTCCCGGAGACCCGGGACTGCTGACGCTGCGTGCCGTCGAGGCACTGGCGCGCGCCGATGTGCTGATCGCCGACCCGCAGGTGCTCGACGTCGTCCGCGCGCATGCGCGGGCGCATGTGGACACGCCGCAGCAGCCGACGGCTGACGAGGCGTCAACCACCGCCGGTGTCCCTGCTCTTCGGGACACCACCAATCTTGTCATGTCGGCTGTGCGCACCGGCAAGCGGGTGGTGCGTGCGGTGTCCGGCGACCCCGGACTGGACGCGCACGTCGCCGAGGAGATGCTGGCGTGCGCCGCCGAGGGCGTCGTCTTCGAGGTCGTGCCGGGCATCGCCGCCGCGGTCGGCGTGCCCGCGTACGCCGGTGTGCCGCTGCGCGACGCGGACGGTACGGACGTGCGGTTCATCGACGCCCGCACCGCCGACGAGCGCTGCTGGTCGGAGGTGGGCAGCAGCGACGCCACGGCCGTGGTCTCGACCTCGCTGGACGCGGTGGCCGCCGCGGCCGCCGAGCTGGTCTCCGCGGGCCGCAAGCCCGACACGCCGATGACGGTCACCGTCGCCGGTACGACCACGCGCCAGCGCACCTGGAACGCCACGCTCGGCTCGGTGGCCCAGGTGCTGAAGGCCGCGAAGGTGCTGCCGTCGGCGGACGGCGGGCAGCCGGTCATAGCCGTGGTCGGTGAGCGCGGTGCCGCGGCCCGGCGCGACCAGCTCTCGTGGTTCGAGAACAAGCCGCTGTTCGGCTGGCGGGTCCTCGTGCCGCGCACCAAGGAGCAGGCCGCCTCGCTCTCCGACCAGCTCGTCGAGTACGGCGCGGTGCCGCACGAGGTGCCGACCATCGCCGTGGAGCCGCCGCGCACCCCGCAGCAGATGGAGCGCGCGGTCAAGGGCCTGGTCACCGGCCGGTACGAGTGGATCGCCTTCACCTCGGTCAACGCCGTCAAGGCGGTCCGGGAGAAGTTCGAGGAGTACGGCCTCGACGCCCGCGCGTTCGCCGGGATCAAGGTCGCCGCGGTGGGCGAGCAGACCGCCAAGGCGCTGATCGCCTTCGGCGTGAAGCCCGACCTCGTACCGTCCGGCGAGCAGTCGGCGGCCGGGCTGCTGGAGGACTGGCCGCCGTACGACCCGGTCTTCGACCCGATCGACCGGGTGTTCCTGCCGCGCGCCGACATCGCCACCGAGACGCTGGTGGCGGGCCTGATCGAGCTGGGCTGGGAGGTCGACGACGTCACGGCCTACCGGACCGTACGGGCCTCGCCGCCGCCGCAGGAGACCCGCGAGGCGATCAAGGGCGGCGGGTTCGACGCCGTGCTGTTCACCTCGTCCTCCACGGTGCGCAACCTGGTCGGCATCGCCGGCAAGCCGCACAACGTGACCGTGATCGCCTGTATCGGCCCGGCCACCGCCAAGACCGCCGAGGAGCACGGGCTGCGCGTGGACGTCATGTCGCCCGAGCCGTCGGTGCACAAGCTGGCCGAAGCGCTCGCGGAGTTCGGGGCGGCGCGGCGCGATGCCGCGCTGGAGGCCGGGGACCCGGTCACCCGCCCGAGCGAGCGCCGGCCCGGATCGCGTAGGAGGGCTCGCAGTTGA